A genomic window from Buteo buteo chromosome 13, bButBut1.hap1.1, whole genome shotgun sequence includes:
- the CHMP6 gene encoding charged multivesicular body protein 6, whose protein sequence is MGNLFGRKRRSRVTEQDKAVLQLKQQRDKLKQYQKRISLNLERERALARQLLKEGKKEKAMLLLKKKRYQEQLLDKTENQISNLERMVQDIEFTQIEMKVIEGLKIGNECLNKMHQVMSIEEVERIIGETQDAVEYQRQIDEILAGSLTEEDEDAILEELNAITQEQMELPEVPSEPLPEKIPEASPVKNRPKPELVAAS, encoded by the exons ATGGGGAACCTCTTCGGGAGAAAGCGGCGGAGCCGCGTTACCGAGCAGGACAAGGCGGTGCTG CAACTGAAGCAGCAGCGAGACAAGCTGAAGCAGTATCAGAAGCGGATAAGTCTGAACCtggagagagagcgagccctGGCCAGGCAACTgctgaaagaaggcaaaaaaga aaaagccATGCTCTTGCTAAAGAAGAAGCGTTACCAAGAGCAACTTCTAGATAAAACGGAAAACCAAATCAGCAACTTGGAGCGGATG gTCCAGGATATTGAATTCACCCAGATTGAAATGAAGGTCATTGAGGGTCTGAAAATAGGCAATGAATGTCTGAACAAAATGCACCAG GTTATGTCAATAGAAGAAGTAGAAAGAATAATAGGTGAAACCCAAGATGCTGTGGAGTACCAGAGG CAAATAGATGAGATATTGGCTGGCAGCCTGACTGAGGAAGATGAAGATGCCATTCTAGAAGAATTAAACGCTATTACTCAG GAACAGATGGAGCTTCCAGAAGTTCCTTCTGAGCCACTCCCAGAAAAGATCCCAG aagcGTCACCCGTCAAGAACAGGCCAAAACCAGAACTGGTGGCAGCATCTTAA